Proteins found in one Neurospora crassa OR74A linkage group II, whole genome shotgun sequence genomic segment:
- a CDS encoding nuclear pore protein: MSLFGNLGGATTSAPATNTLFGGTAGNTTATSLFGTPTTNTAQTGTTATAPATGGLFGANPATTQATPSLFGGTATATAPATGGLFGSTPAATTGTATAQAGTTGGLFGNTGTATDAKPSLFGTGTTTTTTQPATGGLFGNLGTTTANQQPAAGTTGGLFGGLGNTSTTAAKPSLFGAPATSTQQPATMGVPGTASASLFGATNNQAPANNSAPVNQTSGAFFDSLLARNKKLAEGETALGDLPSLQLGLGDLRQRLKRVGPPTQGRPIDGKAHYFLAASGVDPGAAIRDLGAFGLGARAERPQTGYGARDEVDVETYLSNLQQKTTLSMISDGLERSVRDFDSFLEENVTMEWEAQRKRIYQHFGIQPRNEAERASGSAREGGFGRSRRRGSQTPHATQNARSGLQRSIIGSPSRIGSHAPEFSDVEKDAGTSVSTFGSVEDRFLREKQEKLSEQVRYVNDARQHREPVYICRDFADLESRSGDKHAPHIVDAYRAMMEIVGENPHLGQVPRERAFAKKYLDPSTSSKNAVDMRKQILDGANRFLEKQFFDEVNALIAKYPQDANLGGKPDVVSKIKAYIRLRIARKTLVPDNTDLQSVNGEYIWAVVFYLLRAGFVNEAATYVNDMQHHFRSIDRTFPGYINSYASSEDRRLKRQMQDRCTSEYNQRIRNAPEGTIDPFRMACYKIIGRCDVSNRSLDNLNTDVNDWIWLQFNLARESAKELEIAGESYGLPELRASIKEIGLKHFPKSPAEDTNGSFGMFFFMQILAGMFEEAIAYLYPFSYVDAVHFAIALTYYGLLRPADAFTTGNELLSYSTRGLPQINFGRMLGYYTRDFRAANAASAVDYLVLICLNADDAAGNGQAQAQLCHEALRELVLETREFSKLIGDIKPDGHRIPGVIEQRGSLIALGHEQEFVTQITHQAATYADDNGRTTDAVLLYHLAGDYDTVIAIVSRALSEAVSLEIGEDPLRLVPIKPRADGDVANAQQGTSLSLAAIDDPVELAHTMMSMYERDAMFLNHVRDQNRIACNILLKMSEIKEMIQRNEWAQAIDVIRSLEILPTDDCMGDPAKIRSYASKFSSLPQPVAINVPNLLMWTIICCTRQRERLLTGQFVGNTGTAREMLARLKQITVDLTTYTSQLRYRLPPHLVEALARASAD, from the exons ATGTCTCTCTTCGGTAACCTGGGCGGAGCGACCACGAGCGCGCCAGCAACCAACACTTTGTTTGGTGGTACTGCGGGCAACACCACTGCCACCTCGCTGTTCGGAACCCCGACGACCAACACGGCCCAAACCGGCACGACAGCGACTGCCCCAGCGACTGGCGGTTTATTCGGCGCCAATCCCGCGACCACTCAAGCGACCCCCTCCCTTTTCGGCGGCACCGCGACTGCGACCGCTCCAGCCACCGGTGGTCTGTTCGGAAGCACACCAGCTGCGACAACCGGCACCGCGACGGCCCAAGCAGGAACCACGGGCGGTTTGTTTGGAAACACTGGCACGGCCACAGATGCCAAACCATCGCTGTTCGGTACAGGCACCACCACGACTACCACCCAGCCAGCGACTGGTGGTCTCTTTGGAAACCTGggcaccaccactgccaaTCAACAGCCAGCTGCCGGAACCACTGGGGGTCTATTTGGTGGCTTGGGCAACACCTCAACAACGGCCGCCAAGCCCTCCCTCTTCGGTGCCCCGGCTACTTCTACACAACAACCTGCCACCATGGGAGTTCCCGGTACCGCGAGCGCCAGCCTCTTCGGAGCTACCAACAACCAAGCTCCCGCCAACAACTCGGCACCCGTCAACCAGACCAGTGGCGCCTTCTTCGACAGCCTACTCGCCCGTAACAAGAAGCTGGCCGAAGGGGAGACGGCGCTCGGCGACCTCCCAAGTCTCCAGCTCGGCCTTGGTGATCTTCGTCAGCGACTCAAAAGGGTTGGCCCTCCGACACAGGGTCGTCCCATCGATGGAAAGGCACACTACTTCCTCGCCGCGTCTGGCGTCGACCCAGGCGCTGCTATCAGAGATCTCGGCGCCTTTGGCCTTGGGGCACGGGCGGAAAGGCCACAGACCGGATATGGAGCTAGGGACGAGGTGGATGTTGAGACGTACCTGTCCAACTTGCAACAGAAGACAACGCTGAGCATGATATCGGATGGCCTGGAACGCTCCGTCCGCGATTTCGACAGCTTCCTGGAGGAGAACGTGACGATGGAGTGGGAAGCACAACGGAAACGTATCTACCAGCACTTTGGCATTCAGCCTAGGAACGAGGCCGAGCGTGCCAGTGGTTCGGCCCGCGAGGGAGGATTCGGTCGTTCTCGTCGCAGAGGCTCTCAGACCCCTCACGCTACCCAGAACGCGAGGTCAGGCTTGCAGCGATCCATCATTGGTTCACCAAGCCGGATTGGTTCTCATGCGCCCGAGTTCTCGGATGTCGAAAAGGACGCTGGCACCTCTGTTAGCACATTCGGCTCGGTGGAGGACCGGTTCCTTCGTGAAAAGCAGGAAAAGCTTTCCGAGCAGGTCCGCTACGTCAACGATGCCCGGCAGCACAGGGAGCCCGTCTATATTTGTCGCGATTTCGCGGATCTGGAGAGCAGGTCTGGTGACAAGCATGCGCCGCATATTGTGGATGCGTATCGGGCCATGATGGAGATTGTCGGAGAAAACCCTCATCTGGGTCAGGTGCCAAGGGAACGGGCATTTGCCAAGAAGTACCTGGATCCCAGTACCTCATCCAAGAATGCTGTTGATATGAGAAAGCAGATCCTCGACGGCGCCAACCGGTTCTTGGAGAAGCAGTTCTTCGACGAGGTCAACGCGCTAATCGCCAAGTATCCTCAGGACGCGAACCTTGGAGGCAAGCCCGACGTTGTCAGCAAGATCAAGGCGTATATCAGGCTCCGGATCGCCCGCAAGACGTTGGTCCCCGATAACACCGATCTCCAGTCTGTCAACGGCGAGTACATCTGGGCTGTTGTCTTCTATCTCTTGCGCGCTGGTTTTGTGAACGAGGCGGCCACGTACGTCAACGACATGCAACACCACTTCCGCAGCATCGACAGGACGTTCCCAGGTTACATCAACAGCTATGCCTCTAGCGAAGATCGCAGACTCAAGCGTCAGATGCAAGACCGGTGCACTAGCGAGTACAACCAGCGTATTCGCAACGCCCCCGAAGGCACCATCGACCCGTTCCGCATGGCCTGCTACAAGATTATCGGTCGGTGCGATGTTAGCAACAGGAGTCTTGACAACCTCAACACAGATGTCAACGACTGGATCTGGCTGCAGTTCAACCTCGCCCGCGAGTCTGCCAAGGAGCTTGAGATTGCCGGCGAATCGTACGGTCTTCCTGAGCTCCGAGCCAGCATCAAGGAGATTGGCCTCAAGCACTTCCCCAAGAGCCCTGCCGAGGACACTAACGGTAGCTTCGGCATGTTCTTTTTCATGCAGATTCTCGCGGGCATGTTCGAGGAGGCTATTGCTTATCTCTACCCCTTCTCTTATGTCGATGCTGTCCACTTCGCCATCGCCCTGACCTACTACGGCCTGCTGCGTCCTGCCGATGCCTTCACTACCGGCAACGAGCTGCTTTCTTACAGCACCCGTGGTCTCCCGCAGATCAACTTCGGCAGAATGCTGGGGTACTACACTCGCGACTTCCGCGCTGCCaacgccgcctccgccgtcGACTACCTGGTACTCATCTGCCTCAACGCCGACGACGCCGCCGGTAAcggccaagcccaagcccaactCTGCCACGAGGCTCTCCGCGAACTTGTCCTTGAAACCCGCGAATTCAGCAAGCTTATCGGCGACATCAAACCCGATGGCCACCGCATCCCCGGCGTCATCGAGCAGCGCGGCTCTCTCATCGCTCTGGGCCACGAGCAAGAGTTCGTCACGCAAATCACCCACCAGGCTGCCACTTACGCCGACGACAACGGCCGGACCACGGACGCCGTCCTGCTCTACCACCTGGCAGGCGACTACGACACCgtcatcgccatcgtcaGCCGTGCCCTCAGCGAGGCTGTCTCGCTCGAGATTGGCGAGGATCCTTTGCGCCTGGTGCCCATCAAGCCCCGTGCTGACGGCGACGTGGCCAACGCGCAGCAGGGAACGAGCCTCAGCCTGGCGGCGATCGATGATCCCGTTGAGCTGGCCCATACCATGATGTCCATGTACGAGCGCGATGCCATGTTCTTGAACCATGTCCGCGACCAGAACAGGATCGCATGCAATATTTTGTTGAAGATGAGCGAGATCAAGGAGATGATTCAGCGCAACGAGTGGGCCCAGGCTATTGAT GTCATTCGCTCCCTCGAAATCCTCCCCACCGACGATTGCATGGGCGACCCCGCCAAGATCCGGTCCTACGCGTCCAAGTTTTCGAGTCTGCCCCAGCCTGTAGCCATCAACGTGCCCAACCTGCTCATGTGGACAATCATCTGCTGCACGCGGCAGCGCGAGCGGCTGCTAACCGGCCAGTTCGTCGGCAACACCGGTACGGCGCGCGAGATGCTTGCAAGATTGAAGCAGATCACGGTGGACTTGACGACGTATACCAGCCAGCTGAGGTACAGGCTGCCGCCGCATTTGGTTGAGGCATTGGCTCGGGCTAGTGCTGATTGA
- a CDS encoding aldo-keto reductase → MALRLKRGQSLCCFQPVPQVRAFANTTSSASTKLLPLLPYRLIVRPSPNRPAHAHARGLSLPPRQTNTNGIPCYHCSLNNKTTTQGCEAWSTSGAAFSSIATRQLRGTRSTTTMASADASINSPAGSDPLHPKVNMPRMIYGTAWKKNRTADLVYQAIKEGFRGIDTAAMKRHYSEELTGEGIRRAIRDGIVTREELYIQTKYTPHDDAFLAEPALYPTITSQVLASVTSSLRNLAHADSPESQEDTSYIDCLIMHSPFPDPVSTLEAWTALQSFVPHRIRSLGISNITLPELQYLVADPRVTVYPTVIQNRFRRAERRWDYELRRWCANQNSTRWKGEKRTRYQGFWTLTGNRGDWPTQKFVRELAAAVPKTTQEVEALEAEGAAAAAAAVTEEQREGEQDGGKGNLVTGEPAGPGDLESGDGELGISLEAAWYALTILGADVVVLNGTTSQQHMRDDLDCLERVDRWRKTPQGKKMWDRCFEEFKALVGMPPS, encoded by the exons ATGGCCCTTCGCCTCAAAAGAGGACAGTCTTTGTGTTGCTTTCAACCCGTGCCCCAAGTGCGTGCTTTTGCGAACACCACTTCTTCTGCGTCCACAAAGCTGCTGCCCTTGCTGCCCTACCGTCTCATCGTGCGACCATCTCCCAACCGTCCTGCCCATGCCCACGCCCGCGggctctccctccctccgcGTCagaccaacaccaacggcATCCCGTGCTATCATTGTTCTTTGAACAACAAGACCACCACACAAGGTTGTGAAGCTTGGAGCACAAGCGGCGCTGCCTTCTCTTCCATTGCTACCAGGCAGCTGAGAGGCACCCGtagtaccaccaccatggcgAGCGCGGATGCGTCAATCAACAGCCCTGCGGGGTCAGATCCCCTCCACCCAAAGGTCAATATGCCACGAATGATCTATGGCACAGCCTGGAAGAAAAACCGTACCGCCGACCTGGTCTACCAGGCCATCAAGGAAGGCTTCCGCGGTATTGATACGGCTGCCATGAAGCGCCACTACAGCGAGGAGCTTACTGGCGAGGGTATTCGAAGGGCCATCAGGGACGGAATCGTCACCCGGGAGGAGCTATAC ATCCAAACAAAGTACACTCCCCATGACGACGCCTTCCTAGCTGAACCCGCCCTCTACCCAACCATAACCTCACAAGTCCTCGCCTCCGTGACCTCCTCTCTGCGAAACCTCGCCCACGCCGATTCGCCCGAATCACAAGAGGACACAAGCTACATAGACTGCCTAATAATGCACTCCCCCTTCCCCGACCCTGTGTCGACGCTTGAAGCCTGGACGGCCTTACAGTCCTTCGTCCCGCACCGCATTCGTTCGCTAGGCATTTCCAACATTACCCTCCCAGAGCTGCAGTATCTTGTCGCCGACCCACGCGTGACGGTGTACCCGACGGTGATTCAAAACCGCTTTCGCCGCGCCGAGCGCCGGTGGGACTACGAGCTGCGCCGGTGGTGCGCGAACCAGAACAGTACGCGCTGGAAAGGCGAGAAGAGGACGCGCTACCAAGGGTTCTGGACGTTGACGGGCAACCGGGGCGATTGGCCGACTCAGAAGTTTGTAAGggagctggcggcggcggtgcctAAGACAACACAGGAGGTGGAGGCGCTGGAGGCAgagggggcggcggcggcggcggcggcagtaaCAGAAGaacaaagagaaggagaacaagATGGTGGGAAAGGCAACCTTGTTACCGGAGAGCCAGCAGGGCCAGGGGATCTTGAGAGCGGAGATGGGGAGTTGGGAATAAGTCTGGAAGCCGCCTGGTATGCGTTAACCATACTGGGAGCGGATGTGGTGGTCTTGAACGGGACTACGAGTCAACAACACATGAGGGATGACTTGGACTGTCTAGAAAGGGTAGACAGGTGGAGGAAGACACCGCAAGGGAAAAAAATGTGGGATAGGTGTTTCGAAGAATTCAAGGCGTTGGTGGGGATGCCGCCTTCGTGA
- a CDS encoding tRNA methyltransferase — translation MGSHSLPSASAADAVAKLAAAEALKSTAASAASAASAPGSSTETASRTAQGASAAGDAGPVTAVPSSDTPSVAVDPEAEAEAYERANVHNVYEAIAPHFSATRYKPWPAVAQFLHAQQPGYVGLDVGCGNGKYLGVNKNVFMVGSDRSANLVAHANERVKELQKAQQQQPLAEVVRARIGGSKKEKKQKQEVPTGGERESEAPNAVIGKETGSEVAVANDVLVADGLSLPFREGRADFAICIAVIHHMSTRTRRQEAIRQLLKCVRPGGQVMVYVWALEQGESRRGWDEGGEQDLLVPWVLKSQQPKPKKEKQPKASKQKQKWPQQQQQQQQQQQTHEQANTPMQQQNHDSTEPQEAITAKNVGEKGATPTSSSILSPSSVPKDASMTIGGGTGAGVTEPASAAAAAVAGPDAKTDTGDAAANADAVFQRYYHLYRNGELEEDVLAARGAVVMSGYERDNWWVVATHATNDDTLQD, via the coding sequence ATGGGATCACATTCACTACCCTCCGCGTCAGCGGCTGATGCTGTTGCGAAGCTGGCAGCAGCGGAAGCTTTGAAATCAACTGCCGCCTCTGCCGCCTCTGCCGCCTCTGCCCCTGGCAGTAGCACAGAAACAGCTTCAAGAACCGCACAAGGTGCGAGTGCAGCCGGGGACGCCGGTCCGGTCACTGCGGTGCCCTCCTCAGATACCCCATCGGTAGCGGTGGACCCAGAAGCTGAGGCGGAGGCCTACGAGCGTGCCAACGTTCACAACGTGTACGAGGCTATTGCACCGCACTTTTCGGCCACGCGGTACAAGCCCTGGCCTGCCGTGGCCCAGTTCCTGCATGCCCAGCAACCTGGATACGTAGGTCTCGATGTGGGCTGTGGCAATGGCAAGTACCTGGGTGTCAACAAGAACGTCTTCATGGTGGGCTCGGATCGGAGTGCCAATCTTGTTGCCCATGCCAACGAGCGTGTGAAGGAGCTACAGAaagcgcagcagcagcaacctctGGCTGAAGTCGTCAGAGCCAGGATAGGTGGCagcaagaaagagaagaagcaaaaacAAGAAGTACCTACAGGCGGCGAGCGTGAGTCAGAGGCTCCGAATGCCGTCATTGGGAAAGAAACCGGCAGTGAAGTGGCAGTGGCGAACGACGTGCTTGTGGCCGATGGGCTATCGCTGCCCTTCCGTGAAGGCCGAGCTGACTTTGCTATCTGCATCGCCGTCATCCACCACATGTCCACCCGGACTAGGCGCCAGGAGGCCATTCGACAGCTCCTGAAATGCGTCAGACCCGGCGGCCAAGTCATGGTGTATGTCTGGGCATTGGAGCAGGGCGAAAGTCGTCGTGGATGGGACGAGGGCGGAGAGCAGGATCTGTTGGTCCCTTGGGTGCTGAAGAGTCAACAACCCAAAcccaagaaggaaaagcagCCCAAGGCTTCGAAGCAGAAGCAAAAGtggccgcagcagcagcagcagcagcagcagcaacaacaaacgCATGAGCAGGCGAATACGCCAATGCAGCAGCAGAATCATGATAGCACCGAGCCACAGGAAGCTATCACTGCAAAAAATGTTGGGGAAAAGGGGGCGaccccaacatcatcatcgataTTATCACCGTCGTCCGTCCCCAAAGACGCTAGCATGACgatcggcggcggcacggGGGCGGGCGTAACCGAACCTGCAagcgcagccgcagccgcgGTGGCAGGCCCTGATGCCAAGACCGACACCGGGgatgccgccgccaacgccgACGCAGTTTTCCAGCGCTACTACCACCTTTACCGTAACGGTGAGTTGGAAGAGGATGTGTTGGCAGCGCGAGGCGCAGTCGTCATGAGCGGATATGAGCGCGACAACTGGTGGGTTGTGGCTACCCACGCTACCAATGACGATACATTGCAGGACTAG
- a CDS encoding ribitol kinase, variant, protein MSVEMEIPKVLWLKNNMPPELFARCKFFDLTDALTYIATGKEIRSFCSTVCKQGFVPVGVDGSVKGWQEDFYETIGLGDLVTDNFIRMGGVDGVNGSWMSAGELVGGLSEEAGQQLGLPAGIAIGSGVIDAYAGWIGTVGAKVKLSPDHRDDSVAPNDVSQAFTRLAAVAGTSTCHLAMSKGPVFVPGVWGPYRDVLIPGYWMAEGGQSATGELMKHMLETHVAYDETVKEAEAAGKNIYDYLNEHLKEMAKKTNAPSISYLVRHFFFYGDLWGNRSPIADPNMRGAIIGMSNDKSKDGMALLYYSTMEFIALQTRQIVEAMNTAGHTIKSIFMSGSQCQNEILMDLIATACDMPVLIPRYVNAAVVHGAAMLGAKAASAKPDGTTEPLWDIMDRMSKPGKTVWSRGDPAEKKLLDAKYEIFLDQARTQQEYRKKIDAALKGSSLEGQEAN, encoded by the exons ATGAGCGTGGAAATGGAGATTCCCAAGGTTCTCTGGCTCAAGAACAACATGCCGCCCGAGCTGTTTGCCCGCTGCAAGTTCTTCGACTTGACGGATGCCTTGACCTACATCGCAACTGGAAAGGAGATCCGAAGCTTCTGCAGCACTGTGTGTAAGCAGGGGTTCGTGCCTGTGGGCGTCGATGGTAGCGTAAAGGGATGGCAAGAGGACTTTTATGAGACCATTGGCCTGGGCGACCTCGTGACGGACAATTTCATCAGGATGGGCGGAGTTGACGGGGTA AACGGCTCTTGGATGAGCGCGGGAGAGCTTGTTGGCGGTTTGTCTGAAGAGGCAGGCCAACAGCTCGGCCTACCTGCTGGTATTGCCATCGGCAGCGGTGTTATCGACGCATACGCTGGGTGGATTGGGACAGTTGGTGCCAAGGTCAAGCTATCCCCGGATCACCGCGACGACAGCGTTGCACCAAACGACGTATCGCAGGCCTTTACCCGTTTAGCTGCCGTTGCTGGCACATCAACCTGCCATCTCGCCATGTCCAAGGGTCCGGTTTTCGTACCCGGAGTTTGGGGTCCGTACAGGGATGTTTTGATCCCGGGCTATTGGATGGCTGAGGGAGGCCAGTCGGCCACAGGCGAGCTCATGAAGCACATGCTGGAGACGCATGTCGCATATGACGAAACCGTCAAAGAGGCTGAAGCTGCCGGGAAGAACATTTACGATTACCTCAACGAACATCTCAAGGAAATGGCCAAAAAGACCAACGCGCCGTCCATATCATACCTGGTCCGCCACTTTTTCTTCTATGGCGACCTTTGGGGCAACCGCTCGCCCATTGCCGACCCCAACATGCGTGGAGCCATCATTGGCATGAGCAATGACAAGAGCAAGGACGGCATGGCCTTGTTGTACTATTCCACCATGGAATTCATCGCCCTCCAGACGCGACAGATTGTCGAGGCCATGAACACGGCCGGACACACCATCAAGAGCATCTTCATGTCAGGCAGCCAATGCCAAAACGAGATTCTGATGGACCTGATTGCCACGGCATGCGACATGCCTGTCTTGATCCCTCGTTACGTCAACGCGGCAGTGGTGCACGGGGCGGCCATGCTGGGAGCGAAAGCGGCCAGTGCCAAGCCGGATGGCACGACTGAGCCTCTGTGGGACATTATGGACCGCATGAGCAAGCCCGGCAAGACGGTCTGGTCTCGTGGTGATCccgccgagaagaagcttcTGGATGCCAAGTACGAGATCTTCCTTGACCAGGCTAGGACTCAGCAGGAGTATAGAAAGAAGATCGATGCGGCTCTCAAGGGGTCATCGCTCGAGGGTCAAGAGGCCAactaa
- a CDS encoding NADP:D-xylose dehydrogenase, which produces MASNTPFTLKWGIMATGWIAETFTQDLLTNPATTRDVHDVRHEVVAAASSSSKQRAEEFLVKVKAPSSAKAYGSYHELVADPEIDIIYVATPHSHHFQNAMLALEAGKNVLCEKALTVTASQARKLVDMAKKKKVFFMEAVWTRYQPISIKVRELIQSGVIGPVYRVVADLSFGNDQPDGTVSFADTHRMVNPDLAGGALLDLGIYSLTWVFQTMYHLQKEKEKPKVVAAVQKYHTGADEATSIIVQWPQHKSQGIALTSLRLATGVDKENTGGPGIRIQGSGGEIHVTGPAFRPLQYKVIRGDAGGKIETVDFSIPKDPERDWGHGMFWEADECARCIRDGKKESESLPWEESLVMMEVMEEALKQGGVTYPDLITTDVFDAQSPLNTGKR; this is translated from the exons ATGGCCTCCAACACCCCATTCACCCTCAAGTGGGGTATCATGGCAACCGGGTGGATTGCTGAGA CATTCACCCAGGATCTGCTCACCAATCCCGCCACCACCCGCGACGTGCACGATGTCCGCCACGAGGTCGTTGCCGCGGCCTCGTCTAGCTCCAAGCAGAGGGCCGAGGAGTTCCTTGTCAAGGTCAAGGCCCCCAGTTCGGCCAAGGCCTACGGATCCTACCACGAGCTCGTCGCCGACCCCGAGATCGATATCATCTATGTGGCCACCCCGCACAGCCATCACTTCCAGAATGCCATGCTTGCTCTCGAGGCCGGCAAAAATGTCTTGTGCGAAAAGGCCCTCACGGTAACGGCCTCGCAGGCCCGTAAGCTGGTCGAcatggccaagaagaagaaagtctTTTTCATGGAAGCAGTCTGGACTCGCTATCAGCCCATCAGCATCAAGGTCAGGGAGTTGATCCAGTCTGGAGTCATTGGCCCCGTCTACCGTGTTGTTG CCGATCTGTCGTTCGGCAATGACCAACCCGACGGCACCGTCAGCTTCGCCGACACCCACCGCATGGTTAACCCGGACCTGGCTGGTGGTGCCCTTCTTGACCTCGGCATCTACTCGCTGACATGGGTCTTCCAGACCATGTACCATTTgcaaaaggagaaggagaagcccaAGGTTGTGGCGGCCGTTCAAAAGTACCATACGGGCGCCGACGAGGCTACCAGCATCATTGTGCAGTGGCCGCAACACAAGAGCCAGGGCATTGCCCTCACCTCTCTCCGGCTAGCGACCGGGGTAGACAAAGAGAACACGGGCGGACCGGGTATCCGGATTCAGGGCTCCGGCGGCGAGATTCACGTGACGGGACCGGCGTTTCGGCCGCTGCAGTACAAGGTGATCCGAGGTGATGCTGGCGGCAAGATCGAGACGGTCGACTTTTCGATCCCCAAGGATCCCGAGCGGGATTGGGGCCACGGCATGTTTTGGGAGGCGGACGAGTGCGCGCGCTGCATCCGGGACGGCAAGAAGGAGAGCGAGTCGTTGCCGTGGGAGGAGAgcctggtgatgatggaggtgATGGAGGAAGCGCTGAAGCAGGGCGGAGTGACGTATCCCGACCTGATCACGACTGATGTGTTTGATGCGCAGAGCCCCCTGAACACGGGCAAGAGGTAA